The following DNA comes from Desulfobaccales bacterium.
GGTAACCGGTGACGAGCACCACGCCGACTAAGATGGCCAGGGCATATTGTTGCACATACCCGGTCTCCAGCTTGCGGAGGTTGTTGCTCAGCCAACCGACGGTTGTGGCGCTGCCGTTGATTGCGCCGTCAATGACGTTTTCATCAACGCCGTGCCACAGGAACTCGGAGCCGTTCTTGAGGGGCTCCACCACTGTGGCGTCATAAATTTCGTCCATATAGTACTTGTGGTACACCAGGTCGTAGACGACCGGGATTTTCTCCACCACTTTCTCGGGCAGATCGAGCCGCTTCATGTAAAACTTGTAGGCCATGTAAATGCCGGACGCGGCCACCGCCATGGAGAAGATCATCATGGTGATTTCGAACCAGGCCGGGGCATGCACTTCATGCACCAGGGGAGTGATGGAGGGCGCCAAAAATTCCTTGAACTTATTGGCGCCTTCGATGATGGGGAAGCCCACCAGGCCGCCCACCACGCTCAAACCCGCCAAGGTCATCAGAGGCACCGTCATCAGCGACGGCGACTCATGAGGATGCACATGGTGATGATCGAACTTTTCCTCGCCGTGGAAGGTCATGAACACCGCGCGGAACATGTAGAACGCGGTGATGAAGGCCGCGACGGTGGCAATCCCCCAGAAGATATAGTGGCCGCTCACCAGGGAGTGGAAGAGGATTTCGTCCTTACTGAAGAACCCGGCAAAGGGGAATATGCCCGCAATGGCCAGGGTCGCCAGGAAGAAGGTCCAGTAAGTAATGGGCATATATTTTTTCAAGCCGCCCATTTTGCGCATGTCTTGTTCGCCGTGCATACCGTGGATGACGGAGCCGGAGCCCAAGAAGAGGAGAGCTTTAAAGAAGGCGTGGGTCATGAGGTGGAAGATGCCGGAGGTAAAGGCCCCCACGCCACAGGCCAGGAACATATACCCCAATTGGCTTACCGTCGAGTAAGCCAGGACGCGCTTGATGTCAAATTGGGTTATGCCGATGGTGGCGGCATAAATGGCGGTCAACGCCCCGACTCCCGCCACTACCGTTAAGGAGATGGGCGCCAGCACAAACAGGGTGCTGCACCGGGCTACCATGAAGACGCCGGCGGTGACCATGGTGGCCGCATGGATCAAGGCGGACACCGGGGTGGGACCTTCCATGGCGTCGGGCAGCCAGGTATATAAGGGAATCTGGGCCGATTTACCGGTGGCTCCCAGGAAGAGAAACAGGGTGATGGCGGTGAGGACGCCGGAGCCCATGGGGAACTTGGCGGCCAGGGGAAAGACTTCCTTGAAGTCCAAGGAGCCGAAGGTCCAGAAGATCAGGAAGACCCCCAGCAGGAACCCGAAGTCACCGATCCGGTTGACCACAAAGGCTTTCTTGCCCGCATCGGAAGCCGACTTTTTCTCATACCAGAACCCGATGAGCAGATAAGAGCAGAGTCCCACGCCTTCCCAGCCCACAAACATCAAGAGGAAGTTGTTGGCGCTCACCAGGGTGAGCATGGCGAAGACGAAGAGGTTAAGGTATGCGAAGTAACGATAAAAGCCCTCGTCATCCGCCATGTAGCCGATGGAGTAGATGTGGATCAGGGTGCTAACGCCTGAGACCACCAGCAGCATAATGAGGGAGAGAGGGTCGATAAGGTAGGCCACCGAGACCTTGAAGGGACCTGAGGAAATCCAGGTGTAGACTACCTTTTCTACCGAACGGGCATCCGCCGGGAGCTTCAAGAATTCCAGGAAGATCGCCACGGTGACCAGGAAACTCAGGCCCACAGCCGCAGACCCGATGGCACCCACCACTCCCTTGGGCAAACTCTTACCCACCAGGCCGTTAATGAGAAAGCCGATGAGGGGAAAGAGAGGTATCAGCCAAACATAATCCATCATGGGGTTCGCCTCACCACTTGAGGATGTTGAGATTATCTACGTAAACGGTGCCCTTGTTGCGGAAGATGGCGACGATCAGGGCCAAGCCCACTGCCACTTCCGCCGCAGCCACGGTCAGGACAAAGAATACGAACATCTGGCCATCCACCGCTTTGAAATAGTCGGCAAAGCCGATAAAGGCCAGATTGACGGAGTTGAGCATCATTTCAATGCTCATGAAGATGACCAGGGCGTTGCGCCGGATCAGGACCCCGATCACCCCCAGGGCAAACAGGGCCACGCTCAAGGCCAGGAAATAGGAGACAGGGACTACCATAAAAGCTCTCCGGTTTTTGTACGTATCACTTTAACTTGCTCTTAGCCAAGACTACGGCGCCCACGATGGCCACGAGGAGCAGGACGGAGGTGACCTCGAAGGGCAGTAGATAGTCAGTAAACAGGCTCCGGGCAATGGATTCGGTGTTGCCCAGGCCCGGGGCCATTTCCTTGCCTGCCGTCAACGCCGACCGATTTACGGCGTAAATCAGGATCAGCCCGGTGAAGCCGGCCAGAACAGTGCCCACCAGTTTCTGCCCGATAAAGGGAATCTTGGGGGAGTCTTCCGGCTGCCGGATATTCAGGAGCATGATGACAAACAGGAACAGCACCATGATGGCACCGGCGTAGACGATCACCTGAATGGCCGCGATGAACTCGGCGTGGGCCAACAGGTAGATGCCAGCCACCGCAAAGAAATTCACGATGAGCCAGAGGGCGCTCCGCAAGGGGTGCTTCTGAAAGACCACCAGACCGCCGGAAACCAGGGCCATGGCGCCCAGGATGAAAAAGAGAATCTGCATCCCTCGGGCCTCCTATTCCTGCCGCACCGCATGGGGTGTAAGGCTGCAAAAAATCATAGCCAATCCCCCAAGCGCAGTTGCGGCTTGCTCTGGGTTGCATGCTCGATGTCGAGAATGAGCACCTGTTTGTCGTATTGGGCCAGTTCGTACAGGTTATTCAACTTGATAGCGCCCTTGGGACAAGCCTCCTGGCAGAAACCGCAGAAGATGCAGCGCTGCAGGTCGATGGTGAAGGCTATGGGGTACTTCTCGTGTTCCGAGCCTTCGTCAGGGACAATGCCCTTGATGGCGCCAGAGGGGCAAACCACCATACACAGGGTGCAGGCCACGCACCGCCGGGTGCCGTCCTCGTTGATGGTAAGTTCCGGATGGCCCCGCCAACGGGGAGAGACCTGTCGTTTCTCTTCCGGATACTGCAGGGTAATGGGTTTGGAGAAGACCATTCGTAAGGTGGTCGCCAACCCTTTGAGCAAAGGAATAATCATGGATTAACCCTTGATAAATAAGATTACTGCCCCGGTGAGCATAATGTTCACCAGGCCCAGGGGTAACAGAACCTTCCAGCCCAACTGCATGAGCTGATCAAAACGGAACCGGGGAAAGGTGCCTCTTACCCAGATGAAGAAGAAGACCAGGGCAAAGGTTTTGCCCATAAACCAAATAACGGGGGGCAGCACCGGTCCCTGCCAGCCGCCTAAGAACAGGGTGACGGCCAGGGCCGAAGCCACGATAATGTGGATATATTCCCCCATCATGAACAGGGCCCACTTCATGGAGCTGTATTCGGTCTGGTAGCCGGCCACCAACTCGTTTTCGCACTCGATGAGGTCGAAGGGCGTCCGGCCGCATTCCGCCAGGGCCGCAATGATGAAGACCACAAAGCCCAGGGGCTGGTAAACCACGAAGGGGATGCACTTCTGGGCCTCGACGATCTTGACGGTACTTAAAGACCCGGCCAGCATGATCACGCCGACGACGGAAAGCCCCATGGCCAACTCGTAGCTGACCATCTGGGCGCAGAGACGAAGCGCGCCCAACAAGGAATACTTGTTGTTGGAGGCCCAGCCGCCGAGGATCGCGCCATACACCCCGAGAGATGCCACCGCGAAGATGTAGAGCAGGCCGATGTTGGTGTCGGCGATCACGCCCTGATTCAAGTGGGCCACGGTCAGGTCGATCTTGTAGCCGTAAAGGGTGATCTCCGGGGGCAGGATTTCGCCGGCGAAGGGGATGACCGCAAAGGGCAGGAGCGCTGCCCCGGCCGTGAGGACCGGCGCCAGGATAAACAGGACCTTGTTGGCTCCCGGCGGCGTGAAGTCCTCTTTGAACATGAGCTTGAGAACGTCAGCCAGAGGCTGAAACAAGCCCCAGGGGCCTACCCGGTTGGGGCCGTACCGCAGTTGGATGAAACCCAGGACCTTGCGTTCCAGGAGTACCGTGTAGGCTACGCAGGTAAGCAGGACCCCCATCACCACGGCGATCTTTAGGACGCTGATCAGTATTAAGAGGGGCAGATTCATATTCTCAACCCTTTTGGATGGTCACGCGCACCAGGTTGGAGTTTAAGGTTAAATCGTTGGCTGCCGGGGCGGCGAAATGCTCCGGCAGAAACACCACACCCGCAGGCATCTCGTTGGTCAGTTTTACCGGCACCGTGATTTCCCCGTGGGAGGAAATGACCTTGGCGGCGTCACCTGCGGCCAACCCCAGGCTTTGGGCGTCTTCGGGACTCATCTTCAAGAGCGCCGCTTTGGTGACGACCATGGTGCCGCAGGGGTGATGGGTGGTAAACGACCCGGAGTGCTGCAAGGATTTGCCGACGATCAGGGTGTAAGGCCGACGGCCGGGCAGGCTCAAGTCCACCTCGAAGGGCACGAAGGTGCCGCTCAAGCTCGCCTTGATCTTGGGACACGGCGTACTCAGCTTGGGTGCAACGCCTGCCCACAGGGGCATCTTCTTGGCCAATTCCTTGAAGATTTCCTTGGGGCTGGTGTACTTGAGGCCGGCAAACCCCATCCTGACTGCAACCTGGCTGATGATCTGCCAGTCGGGCCGCACGCCGTTCACGGGCAAGGCCTGGCTGATCAGACCCAACTGACCGGTGCTGCTGATAAAGGTCCCGTCCTGCTCGGCATGCACCGCCACCGGAAGGACCACCTGGGCCAGCTTGGCGGTCTCCGTCAGGAAGGCGTCTTGCACAACGATGAACGGCACCTTCTTCAGGAGCTTTTCCACCCGGCTCTTATGGGGAAGAGAGCGGAGCAGGTCGCCGCCCAAGAGGTACAAGGCTTTGGGAGCGGCGGGGTCGTCTTTCTCCAGGAGGTCCAGGACCTCTTCAAGGGTGGCGCCGGGCTCGTGACCTTCAACCGGAACATAGCCGGGACCCATGTCCGGCAGGACGCCCACTTCGCTGACGCCCCGGGAGTTGTTCTTCTCGGCTATGGGGTACAGAGCGGAACCGGGTGTTTCGGGTTTCCCCACCAGCAGGAACAGATCGGCCAGGGCCAGGGCGTTTTGTTGGCCCTTATCCTGGGCGAGCAGTTCGGTGCCGAAGATGATAGCCGGGGCCTGGGCCTGGGCCAACAGGGCCGCGACTTCTTTGAGGACGCTTTCCTCCACCCCGGTCTTGGTGGTGATTTCTTTGGGGGTGAGTTTGATGCTCTCTTTGAACTCGTCGAGGCCTTTGGCCTTTATGGCCGGGGACCAGTCGGGGTTATCCGCCAGGAAGAATTTTATCAGGCCGGCGATGAGAATGCGTTCGCTCCCGGGCTTATAGCGCAGAGACAGGCTGGCGTAGCGGTCGAACTTGGTCTTGCGGGGATTGGCCATTATTAGCCGGAAGTTCTCCCGCTCTTTGGCTTCCATGAGCTGCCAGCCCAGGGGCGGCATTTCCGGGGTGACGTCGGTGTCCACCACCAGGACCACGTCGGCCTTGGCGAGATCCTCCAGTTTCCCCAGGACAAAGGGGAAGCCGCTGCCGGTGGCCTCTTCCTTCACATCGAAGGTTGAGTTGAAGGGCGGCTTCAAAGCGCTGCTGACTTCGATTCCTTCGACGTTGGGCAGGCCAAAGACCTCGGATAAGGCCTTGATGGCCCGGACATAGTTATAACGGCCCGGGTTGTCCAGTTGGTTGGTGGCGAGGCCCTGCCGGAAGAATTTCTGGAAGGTAAAATTCGCTTCGTTGGTGGCCCGGGGCGAACCGACGCCGTAAACCGCCTTGGCGCCGCCGGCCTCCACCGTCTCTTTTAACTTGGCGGCCACCAAGTCCAGGGCTTCGTCCCAGGAGGCTTCCCTGAAGTTGCCGTTCTCCCGGATGAGCGGGGTCTTCAAACGGTCCGGCGCTTCCACCACCGGCCAGCCGAAGCGGCCCCGGCCGCAGAGCAGCACGCTGTCTTCATTCAAGACCCGCATGATCTTGCCGTCTTTGGTGTGTACCTGGTAGGTGCAGCCGCCGCCGCAGAAGGGGCAAGCGATCTCGGTTTTGGCAACTTCCCAGGACCGGGAGCGGTACTTGAACTGTTTGTTGATCAGGGCGCCAACCGGGCAGATGTCGATGCAGGAGCCGCAGAACTCGCAGTCCAGGGGCTGGGCGCCGCTGGCCAGTTCGGTGAAGTAGCCCCGCAGCGTGAAGTTGATAGCCATGGCCCCGACCCGGTCCCGGCAGATGCGCACGCAGCGGCCGCAGGTGACGCAGCGGTCGGGGTGGCGCTCAACCAGTTGGGAGACGTAGTCCGGATTGGGATCAAGTTTGACCGCGTCCAGGTCCACCGTGGGCACGCCCAGGGCATGGGTCAAATCCTGAAGCTCGCATTCCCCGCCCTTGTCGCAGATGGGGCATTCCAGGGCATGGTTGATAAGCACCAGCTTCATCAATTCCTGGCGCAAGGCCAAAAGCTTTGGCGAGTTGGTCACCACCTCCATGCCTTCGTTCACGGTGGTGGCGCAGGCCGGCAGAGGCCGTGGCGGCCCGGGCTTGATCTCCACCACGCAGATGCGGCAAGAGCCGATGGGTTTCAACGCCGGGTGATAGCAGAGGAAGGGGATGAAAATCCCGTTCTCTTTGGCCACTTCCAGAACGGTCTTACCCGGTTCTGCCTGGATGGCTCGGCCGTCGATGGTCAGATTTACCATAGTTCAATCCCGTGTTAACTGCGTTGGGCTTGAAGCTGTCAGCTTTCAGCTATCAGCATTCAGCTTTTAATGTAGGGTGGGCACGCCCATCCTT
Coding sequences within:
- the nuoL gene encoding NADH-quinone oxidoreductase subunit L; this translates as MMDYVWLIPLFPLIGFLINGLVGKSLPKGVVGAIGSAAVGLSFLVTVAIFLEFLKLPADARSVEKVVYTWISSGPFKVSVAYLIDPLSLIMLLVVSGVSTLIHIYSIGYMADDEGFYRYFAYLNLFVFAMLTLVSANNFLLMFVGWEGVGLCSYLLIGFWYEKKSASDAGKKAFVVNRIGDFGFLLGVFLIFWTFGSLDFKEVFPLAAKFPMGSGVLTAITLFLFLGATGKSAQIPLYTWLPDAMEGPTPVSALIHAATMVTAGVFMVARCSTLFVLAPISLTVVAGVGALTAIYAATIGITQFDIKRVLAYSTVSQLGYMFLACGVGAFTSGIFHLMTHAFFKALLFLGSGSVIHGMHGEQDMRKMGGLKKYMPITYWTFFLATLAIAGIFPFAGFFSKDEILFHSLVSGHYIFWGIATVAAFITAFYMFRAVFMTFHGEEKFDHHHVHPHESPSLMTVPLMTLAGLSVVGGLVGFPIIEGANKFKEFLAPSITPLVHEVHAPAWFEITMMIFSMAVAASGIYMAYKFYMKRLDLPEKVVEKIPVVYDLVYHKYYMDEIYDATVVEPLKNGSEFLWHGVDENVIDGAINGSATTVGWLSNNLRKLETGYVQQYALAILVGVVLVTGYLIGR
- the nuoK gene encoding NADH-quinone oxidoreductase subunit NuoK, whose translation is MVVPVSYFLALSVALFALGVIGVLIRRNALVIFMSIEMMLNSVNLAFIGFADYFKAVDGQMFVFFVLTVAAAEVAVGLALIVAIFRNKGTVYVDNLNILKW
- a CDS encoding NADH-quinone oxidoreductase subunit J translates to MQILFFILGAMALVSGGLVVFQKHPLRSALWLIVNFFAVAGIYLLAHAEFIAAIQVIVYAGAIMVLFLFVIMLLNIRQPEDSPKIPFIGQKLVGTVLAGFTGLILIYAVNRSALTAGKEMAPGLGNTESIARSLFTDYLLPFEVTSVLLLVAIVGAVVLAKSKLK
- a CDS encoding NADH-quinone oxidoreductase subunit I; this translates as MIIPLLKGLATTLRMVFSKPITLQYPEEKRQVSPRWRGHPELTINEDGTRRCVACTLCMVVCPSGAIKGIVPDEGSEHEKYPIAFTIDLQRCIFCGFCQEACPKGAIKLNNLYELAQYDKQVLILDIEHATQSKPQLRLGDWL
- the nuoH gene encoding NADH-quinone oxidoreductase subunit NuoH; the protein is MNLPLLILISVLKIAVVMGVLLTCVAYTVLLERKVLGFIQLRYGPNRVGPWGLFQPLADVLKLMFKEDFTPPGANKVLFILAPVLTAGAALLPFAVIPFAGEILPPEITLYGYKIDLTVAHLNQGVIADTNIGLLYIFAVASLGVYGAILGGWASNNKYSLLGALRLCAQMVSYELAMGLSVVGVIMLAGSLSTVKIVEAQKCIPFVVYQPLGFVVFIIAALAECGRTPFDLIECENELVAGYQTEYSSMKWALFMMGEYIHIIVASALAVTLFLGGWQGPVLPPVIWFMGKTFALVFFFIWVRGTFPRFRFDQLMQLGWKVLLPLGLVNIMLTGAVILFIKG
- a CDS encoding molybdopterin-dependent oxidoreductase — encoded protein: MVNLTIDGRAIQAEPGKTVLEVAKENGIFIPFLCYHPALKPIGSCRICVVEIKPGPPRPLPACATTVNEGMEVVTNSPKLLALRQELMKLVLINHALECPICDKGGECELQDLTHALGVPTVDLDAVKLDPNPDYVSQLVERHPDRCVTCGRCVRICRDRVGAMAINFTLRGYFTELASGAQPLDCEFCGSCIDICPVGALINKQFKYRSRSWEVAKTEIACPFCGGGCTYQVHTKDGKIMRVLNEDSVLLCGRGRFGWPVVEAPDRLKTPLIRENGNFREASWDEALDLVAAKLKETVEAGGAKAVYGVGSPRATNEANFTFQKFFRQGLATNQLDNPGRYNYVRAIKALSEVFGLPNVEGIEVSSALKPPFNSTFDVKEEATGSGFPFVLGKLEDLAKADVVLVVDTDVTPEMPPLGWQLMEAKERENFRLIMANPRKTKFDRYASLSLRYKPGSERILIAGLIKFFLADNPDWSPAIKAKGLDEFKESIKLTPKEITTKTGVEESVLKEVAALLAQAQAPAIIFGTELLAQDKGQQNALALADLFLLVGKPETPGSALYPIAEKNNSRGVSEVGVLPDMGPGYVPVEGHEPGATLEEVLDLLEKDDPAAPKALYLLGGDLLRSLPHKSRVEKLLKKVPFIVVQDAFLTETAKLAQVVLPVAVHAEQDGTFISSTGQLGLISQALPVNGVRPDWQIISQVAVRMGFAGLKYTSPKEIFKELAKKMPLWAGVAPKLSTPCPKIKASLSGTFVPFEVDLSLPGRRPYTLIVGKSLQHSGSFTTHHPCGTMVVTKAALLKMSPEDAQSLGLAAGDAAKVISSHGEITVPVKLTNEMPAGVVFLPEHFAAPAANDLTLNSNLVRVTIQKG